ATCTGCCCATTTTCCGCATGCTCCAGAGCGGCCTGCCCAAGGCCAGAGTCTACCACTGCATTTCCACGGGATATGCCGGGCTGCTCGGCTCCATAGCCTCCATCATCAGCAGACGCCCCATGCTGCTCACGGAGCACGGCATCTACGTCAAGGAACGCAAGATCGAGATCTCGCAGGCCGAATGGATACAAAGCCGGGACCAGCAGCGCATCCGGGTGGAGCGCGACCTCGGCACCTTCCAGAAGTTCTGGATCAAGATATTCGAAAGTCTGGGCAAGCTCACCTATGACTATGCCTCGCGGATCATCACCCTGTACGAGGGCAACAGGCTGCTCGAAATCGCCGAAGGCGCGGACCCGGCCAAGATCGAAATCATCCCCAACGGCATCAACCTCGACTATTTCAGAAACGCCATGAACCCGGACCGCACTCCACCCGAACCCAGCGGCGGGGCCATCGGATTCATCGGCAGAGTCGTGCCCATCAAGGACGTGAAGACCTTTCTCCGCGCCGTGAAGATCGTTTCCCTGAAACGCCCGGACCTCAAGGCGTACATCATGGGTCCCACGGACGAGGACGAGGAATATTACGAGGAATGCCGCGACCTGACCCAGACTCTGGGACTGGAGCGCATCGTGGAATACACGGGCAGGGTCAACATCCGCGACTATCTGCCGAATCTGGACCTGATCGTGCTCACGTCCATTTCCGAAGCCCAGCCTCTCGTGGTGCTGGAGGCCAATTGCGTTGGCGTGCCGTGCGTGTGCTCGGACGTGGGCGCGTGCAGCGAACTGCTGGCCGGACGCATCGAAG
Above is a window of Pseudodesulfovibrio tunisiensis DNA encoding:
- the pelF gene encoding GT4 family glycosyltransferase PelF, which translates into the protein MSRVHDVCLLLEGSYPFVSGGVSVWVHNLIRSLPDIDFTAICILASSREKSEIKYELPENFRDFKVVYVHDPVQSRPHLFRDMKPGEIERIRKFHYGMKSGDPSIIHDMIKLFRGGTIRLEDLLHGRRSWDFLLELYGPNNNQDSFLDYFWTYRFTHLPIFRMLQSGLPKARVYHCISTGYAGLLGSIASIISRRPMLLTEHGIYVKERKIEISQAEWIQSRDQQRIRVERDLGTFQKFWIKIFESLGKLTYDYASRIITLYEGNRLLEIAEGADPAKIEIIPNGINLDYFRNAMNPDRTPPEPSGGAIGFIGRVVPIKDVKTFLRAVKIVSLKRPDLKAYIMGPTDEDEEYYEECRDLTQTLGLERIVEYTGRVNIRDYLPNLDLIVLTSISEAQPLVVLEANCVGVPCVCSDVGACSELLAGRIEEDAALGPSGLVTKVADPIATAEAISAILESPETWRAMSEAGMKRVRQFYRESDLNDRYRDIYRTCKDLPDME